Within the Streptomyces sp. NBC_00554 genome, the region GAGCTGTTTCCCCAGCGAGTAGGTGAGCAGACCCCCGAGTTGGTCGAGGTCGTCCAATACGACGTGCTCCCGTCGGTCGATCGCCGCCCGGTTCGCCTGTTGAGCGGTCTCCTGATCCCCTAGGACGGCCGCGGCGCGTGCCTCAAGTCCGAGAAGCCACAGGCCGACGGTGCCGTTGAGGTCGGTGGCGAGGCCTGCACCCTTCTGGGCGTAGAAGAGGGCGTCTCCGGGCCGGTCCGCCCAGTACTCGACGAGGGACTGAAGTCCACTGACGAGGGCCATGAGTCCCTGGTGCTCGGCGTCCTTGGCGAACGCGGAGGCCAGCAGGCACATCGTCCTGGCCTGGTCGCGGTCCTCCATGTCGTTGAACCCCTTGGCTACGAGGAACGACACCACGGTGGCCATGAAGTTCAGGTCGCTGAGCTGCGACGGCCGGTGCTTGCCGGTCTCCAGGGTCAAGATGACCTGGTCCTGGGTATCGAGCAGATCGTCCCAGATCGCCGCCAGGGGTACACGCGGGTAGTCCTTGACAAGCTGAGCAACCTGGTCGTGCAGCAACGGGAGAGTGTTCTCCCCCACCCTGTCGCGATCCTGCTGGAGAACGTACGTCCTCGCGCGTCGAACGGCCATCGCGCCATTCCTTTTCATCTCGTTCAGATCCATGCCGGGTTCGGCATGGGGTGCAGTGGGTGACGCGCCGGTCAGCGGTACGAAGCTCGGCGTGGTTCCCTCGGGCACCTCGGTCCACAGGTCGTCGATGCTGTGATTCAGCATCTCGACGATGACCTGACGGAAGACCGTCTGCGGCTTCCGTCCTTCGTAGAACCAGCCCTCGAAGGTCTTCGGAGCCGGATCGACGCCCGTTAGACCCAGCCTCGCGGCCGCTTTCCGGTACGGCGGAAGGAAGGCCTCGGCGCTTCGGATGCCGCGTCCTTCGAGGACGTGTCGGAAGAACAGCATGACGCCTCCCATCCCAGCCGCCTAGCTCGTCACTGCCACGACGTTAGAACGCTTTCCTCGTCAACTTGCCCCATACAGACGGTACTTAGCGATTCCGAGGAAACTCCGAGGAAGAGTCGAGGGCGACCGTCAACTTCTCACCAAAACCCGAGGAGGGAATGGGGGTAGAGCCGTCCGGCCACGATTGAAACGCTCGTAACAGCCCTCGCTGAGAGTGTCTGATCGAGCACAGTCGTGAACCAGGGAGTTCCCCCATGCCACCCAGAGCTGCCGGATCGACCAGCCTAAGCGGCCATCTCTGTCCGTATCCGGTCCAGGGCATGGCCCGCGGCCTCCGTGACGTCCGGCAGCCGGTTGGCCGTCGCGCGCATGATGCGTTGCAACTGGTGAGGGAGACGCTGGCGGACTGCTTCGTCGACTGCGGTGTTCAGGGACTGGGCGGCGCCTCCGTAGTCGTCGGCGATGAGCCTTACTTGGGCCACGGTGACGAGTTCAATCACTCGCCACTGCGGTGCGACGGTGGTTGTCGGTACTGGACTGCCCTGCTCGACCAGTTGTATGGCGACATCGGTCCTGCCGGTGGCGATCAGGCCGCGCAGCCGGATCTCGTGCAGGGCATAGGGATTGAACAGCGACGTGTGCTCGGTCTCGTCGAGGAGTCGGTCGGTCTCCCGCATTACCTCGTCGAACAAGGACTGGTTGCGGAGTGCGCCGGCGGCGCGGGCGAGGAGGGGGAGGGCGGCGGCTCTTGCCTGCTGGTTCGGAGCGAGGGCAACGGCGTGCAGCAGTCGGTCGACGGCGGCTCCGTGGAGACGGGCCTTGCGCAGTTCGTTGCCGTGCATCCGCAGCACGAAGGAAGTGAACGTCGGGTCATCGAAGTAGCGAGCGATGCCGATGCTCTTCGCGGTCCAGCGGGCAGCGGTGCCCAGTCGCTCCTCCGGCAGGACGTTGCCCAGGGCGACGCCGAGGCCGACACGGGCTCGGGCCAGGAGGTGGAGGACGTCTCGTTCCGTGTGCCCGTCGTCTACCCGTGCTTCCAGCCGTGCGACCAGGGGCCACAGTTCGGCGACAGCCTCGGAGGCGTGCCCGGATTGCCGGGCGATCTCGGCGAGGCGGACGGTGGATTCGCCGAATTGCAGCATGGCGCGGTGGTCGGTGTCGGCGGGATCGGTGACGCCAAGGACGTGCGGGGGAAGGCGCAGGAAGTCGGCGATGTGTTGGCGGGCGCCGACGTCATCGAGTCTCCGTTTGCCGAGTTCGAGGAGCGAGATGTACGTCTTGTCGTAGCCGAGGAGCTGCCCGAGTTCGGATTGGTTCATGCCGTGCACGGTGCGGTGGAAGCGCAGGATGGCGCCGAGATGGCGGGTGGCGAGGATCGCCTCGGCCTGTGGGGTGGCCCAGTGCCACAGGGTGTGCTGCGAGCGCCGTTCCGCCTTCGCGCTGTCCATCGCCGGTCACATCCGTGCGTACCAGGCGGCAATGGACTGCTTGTATCCCTCGGGCATGGTCAGCCCGGGCACTTCGCCGGCGGTGAACATGCCGAGCTCCTTGTGCTCATGGCTCACCACGGGGGGCATGTCCGGCGTGAGGACGGTGCAGCCGTAGGTGACGATCATGACCCGTCGGTCTGGCAGTGTCACGGGCAAGGGCGTGTAAATCCACGCGTCCAGGAGGGGGCCCGCCTTCACCGCCCAGCCGGTCTCTTCCTCGATCTCCCTCTCCACCGCCAACTCTGGTGTCGCATCGGTGGGTTCGAGTCGGCCTCCGGGCAGCTCCCATTCTTCGCGTTCGTTCTTCAGCAGCAGTACGCGTCGGCGGCTGTCCACGGCCACGCCCTTGACGGAGACGGGCCAGGTAGGGGGCGTGTACGCCATCGGTCTCCTCGGATTTTTCGTACGGCCGGGGGTGCTCGGAACGTAGCACGCCGCCTGTGGCACGACTCGGGCGTGGGCGAATTGCCCGAGTCGACAATCTGTCGCTTTACCCCCGACCGGGCGGCGCCGAACAGTGGACGCACCACCTCGCAGCGAAGGAGATCCGGGATGCGCCGAGCCCATCAGCCGTACGCCGACGTGTTCGCGCGCCACCTCATCGATCACACCGCGCCGCGCGCGGTGGAGGCGATCGCGGAACGGCTGCGGGATACGGGCCTGGTCACTGTCGAAGGTCTCACATCGCGCACCGCCGTCCTCGCCTTTGCCACCGGGATCATGAGCCTCACATCGCACCGGGACAGCGATTCCGACGGCCTCACAACCATCCACCACACCCGCCGCCACGCTCACCGGGCTGGCTTTGCCGGGTTCGGCAACGGCGGACTCGATCCGCACACCGACCGCTCCGGCACTCCGAATCCGCCCCGCCTGATGCTCCTCGTGTGTGGGCAAGCCGCAATCACCGGCGGGGAAAGCCTGCTCACCGATGGGCAGGCCGTGCACTCCGACCTCTTCATCAGCGGGCGGGAGGCCGGGCTTGCGCTGGCACAGCCCCGCACCGCGTTCTTCGGAGCCGGAGACGGCCACGCCACGCAGGTGTTCACCGTCCATCGCGACCAGCGGGTGTCTGTTCGCCTGCGGCTCGACGGGCTGGCGCGCTGGAACCCTATAGTTCAGCCCCATCTGCCACAGCTCCAGGCCGCAGCCGTGCGTCACCAGATGCGTCTGATCCTGGCGCCCGGGTTGGGCTACCTGCTGGACAACGAACGCTGGCTGCACGCACGACGCGCCTTCACCGGCGATCGGCTCTGCTGGCGTGCACTTGGGCAACCCCGTTTTCC harbors:
- a CDS encoding helix-turn-helix domain-containing protein, encoding MDSAKAERRSQHTLWHWATPQAEAILATRHLGAILRFHRTVHGMNQSELGQLLGYDKTYISLLELGKRRLDDVGARQHIADFLRLPPHVLGVTDPADTDHRAMLQFGESTVRLAEIARQSGHASEAVAELWPLVARLEARVDDGHTERDVLHLLARARVGLGVALGNVLPEERLGTAARWTAKSIGIARYFDDPTFTSFVLRMHGNELRKARLHGAAVDRLLHAVALAPNQQARAAALPLLARAAGALRNQSLFDEVMRETDRLLDETEHTSLFNPYALHEIRLRGLIATGRTDVAIQLVEQGSPVPTTTVAPQWRVIELVTVAQVRLIADDYGGAAQSLNTAVDEAVRQRLPHQLQRIMRATANRLPDVTEAAGHALDRIRTEMAA
- a CDS encoding NUDIX domain-containing protein → MAYTPPTWPVSVKGVAVDSRRRVLLLKNEREEWELPGGRLEPTDATPELAVEREIEEETGWAVKAGPLLDAWIYTPLPVTLPDRRVMIVTYGCTVLTPDMPPVVSHEHKELGMFTAGEVPGLTMPEGYKQSIAAWYARM
- a CDS encoding TauD/TfdA family dioxygenase yields the protein MRRAHQPYADVFARHLIDHTAPRAVEAIAERLRDTGLVTVEGLTSRTAVLAFATGIMSLTSHRDSDSDGLTTIHHTRRHAHRAGFAGFGNGGLDPHTDRSGTPNPPRLMLLVCGQAAITGGESLLTDGQAVHSDLFISGREAGLALAQPRTAFFGAGDGHATQVFTVHRDQRVSVRLRLDGLARWNPIVQPHLPQLQAAAVRHQMRLILAPGLGYLLDNERWLHARRAFTGDRLCWRALGQPRFPMPRGFAPVPASAPPPVLSEAG